A single window of Candidatus Omnitrophota bacterium DNA harbors:
- a CDS encoding Hsp20/alpha crystallin family protein produces MALIKWGEDVWEPLRDLTELERDMTKWFGRRPFPGRWPMPADGGQWFPEVDITEEKDRLLVRADLPGMKQEDISVEVSEGALTIRGERKEEAATKEGKMYRMERSYGSFLRSFTLPAGVDASKVNASYKNGVLEITLPKFAEAKTKQIKVDVK; encoded by the coding sequence ATGGCTCTGATCAAGTGGGGAGAGGATGTGTGGGAACCGCTTCGGGATCTCACGGAGCTTGAGCGAGACATGACGAAGTGGTTCGGGCGGCGGCCATTTCCAGGACGGTGGCCGATGCCTGCGGATGGCGGGCAATGGTTTCCCGAAGTGGACATCACAGAAGAAAAGGATCGCCTGCTGGTGAGAGCGGATCTGCCAGGGATGAAACAAGAAGACATCAGCGTCGAGGTTTCGGAGGGTGCGCTGACCATTCGCGGAGAGCGGAAGGAAGAGGCAGCAACCAAGGAAGGCAAGATGTACCGGATGGAACGCAGCTACGGCAGTTTCCTCCGAAGTTTTACGCTGCCGGCTGGGGTCGATGCCTCGAAGGTGAACGCGTCCTACAAAAACGGGGTCTTGGAAATTACCCTGCCAAAGTTCGCCGAGGCGAAAACCAAGCAGATCAAAGTTGACGTGAAATAA
- a CDS encoding AAA family ATPase, translating to MIAWLSAEVLRPPRDPSMFTFGTTEELGTLDGIVGQQRAVSALHFGLGIPNDGFNIYVAGPPGIGKMTAVRSFLKARARQQLRPPDWCYVNNFGDPYQPVAIKLPAGRGHVLQRDMKDLMEHISTQIPKIFESEDYTGRREEITKALDRQRAELLDGLTKRAEKLGFELHETPVGIITIPLRNGRRMKEEELEALPEAAQEELERKRKMVNADLKVMMKQVRQLEREAKEKLQAIDQKLALCVVGGLIDDLIEQYPELPDVMAYLKAAQEDILKNLDVFKPGTVAEEVASVKGLRAIAPWLQERPLKKYDVNVLVDHGDVKGAPVEVELNPTFNNLFGRVEKESQLGALYTDFTMIKAGALHRANGGYLVLQVEDVLRNLFSWEGLKLALRSRQIEIEELAERLGILVSKSLRPQPIPLTVKVVLVGPLLLYHLLHAHDEKFSELFKVKADFDTAVPRNPTSVREFLTFFATFCRKQPCKPLDASAAAMLLEHASRLCEDQQKLSTHFGALTDVLHEAAFWAEQEKALVISERHVRKALDEKVYRSNLIQEKIREWIARGALLIDTEGAAIGQVNGVSIIDVGDYLFGRPHRITASVWPGSEGVVDIEREVKLSGPIHSKGVMILSGFLGQTYLRQQPLSIAARLVFEQSYEGVEGDSASCAELYALLSSLAQMPIKQGIAVTGSVNQHGQVQAVGGVNQKIEGFFDVCRAKGLTGEQGVVIPQGNVQHLVLREDVIEAVACGKFHLWAITTIDEGLEVLTGQVAGVRGLDGRFPDGTMNARIESCLKEYSESLRAYHGDGRERARGLRSSDVACTVRGPGER from the coding sequence ATGATCGCGTGGCTTTCGGCAGAGGTGTTGCGGCCTCCACGGGATCCTTCCATGTTCACCTTCGGAACAACCGAAGAGCTTGGCACGCTCGACGGGATTGTGGGGCAGCAGCGCGCCGTCTCTGCCTTGCATTTCGGGCTGGGCATCCCCAACGATGGCTTCAACATCTATGTCGCGGGTCCGCCTGGCATCGGCAAGATGACGGCGGTCCGGTCTTTTCTTAAAGCAAGAGCGCGCCAGCAACTCAGGCCGCCGGACTGGTGCTATGTGAACAACTTCGGTGATCCCTACCAGCCGGTGGCCATCAAACTTCCAGCAGGCCGAGGACACGTGCTCCAGCGGGATATGAAGGATCTCATGGAGCACATCAGCACGCAAATCCCGAAAATCTTTGAGAGCGAAGATTACACCGGCCGACGGGAGGAAATCACCAAAGCATTGGACCGGCAGCGCGCCGAACTCCTTGATGGGCTCACCAAGCGGGCGGAGAAATTGGGGTTTGAGCTCCATGAGACTCCGGTGGGTATTATCACGATTCCTCTGCGCAATGGCCGACGGATGAAGGAAGAAGAACTCGAGGCGTTGCCCGAGGCGGCCCAGGAGGAGTTGGAACGCAAACGCAAGATGGTTAATGCAGATCTGAAAGTCATGATGAAGCAGGTCCGCCAGCTGGAGCGCGAGGCGAAGGAGAAGCTCCAGGCGATCGATCAGAAGCTTGCGCTGTGTGTTGTTGGGGGACTGATCGACGACCTGATCGAGCAATACCCCGAACTGCCAGACGTCATGGCCTATCTGAAGGCGGCACAAGAGGACATTTTGAAAAATCTCGACGTGTTCAAGCCGGGGACTGTGGCCGAAGAAGTCGCATCAGTAAAGGGCCTCAGGGCGATTGCCCCCTGGTTACAGGAACGTCCGTTGAAGAAGTACGACGTGAACGTCCTCGTGGACCATGGGGACGTCAAGGGCGCGCCCGTCGAGGTAGAATTGAACCCCACCTTCAATAATTTGTTTGGCCGCGTGGAGAAAGAGAGCCAGTTGGGAGCATTGTACACCGATTTCACCATGATCAAAGCTGGCGCGTTGCACCGCGCCAACGGCGGCTATCTGGTATTGCAAGTGGAAGATGTGCTGCGCAATCTGTTCAGTTGGGAGGGGTTGAAGCTCGCTCTGCGCAGCCGCCAGATCGAGATCGAGGAGCTCGCGGAACGTTTGGGGATTTTGGTGAGCAAAAGCCTGCGCCCTCAGCCGATTCCGTTAACTGTCAAAGTGGTGCTCGTGGGGCCGCTGCTCCTCTACCACCTGCTGCACGCGCATGATGAGAAGTTCTCTGAATTGTTTAAAGTGAAGGCGGATTTTGACACCGCGGTCCCTCGGAATCCGACGAGCGTGCGAGAATTTCTCACGTTTTTCGCGACGTTCTGTCGGAAGCAACCATGCAAGCCGCTGGATGCGAGCGCGGCTGCCATGCTGCTGGAGCACGCCTCGCGCCTCTGCGAGGATCAGCAGAAACTCTCAACGCATTTCGGCGCGTTGACGGATGTGCTGCATGAGGCGGCCTTCTGGGCGGAGCAGGAGAAGGCGCTGGTGATCAGCGAGCGCCATGTGCGCAAGGCGCTTGACGAAAAAGTGTACCGCTCGAATTTGATTCAAGAAAAGATCCGAGAGTGGATCGCCCGAGGCGCGTTGTTGATCGATACTGAGGGAGCCGCCATCGGCCAAGTCAATGGCGTGTCCATCATCGACGTGGGAGATTATTTGTTTGGACGTCCCCACCGGATTACCGCGAGCGTCTGGCCGGGCAGCGAAGGGGTGGTGGATATTGAGCGGGAAGTCAAACTCAGCGGGCCGATTCACAGCAAAGGCGTCATGATCCTCAGCGGTTTTCTCGGGCAAACCTATCTGCGGCAACAGCCGCTCAGCATCGCGGCACGGCTGGTGTTCGAGCAGAGCTACGAAGGGGTGGAGGGTGACAGCGCCTCCTGCGCAGAACTCTACGCGCTGCTCTCATCGCTTGCCCAGATGCCGATCAAGCAGGGCATCGCGGTCACCGGTTCCGTCAATCAGCACGGTCAGGTGCAAGCCGTCGGCGGAGTCAATCAAAAGATCGAGGGATTTTTTGATGTCTGCCGCGCCAAGGGATTAACCGGTGAGCAAGGTGTGGTGATTCCGCAGGGCAACGTGCAGCACTTAGTCCTGCGCGAGGACGTCATCGAGGCGGTTGCGTGCGGCAAGTTTCATCTCTGGGCGATTACGACGATCGATGAGGGCCTAGAAGTGCTCACTGGGCAGGTTGCCGGCGTTCGCGGTTTGGATGGGCGGTTTCCAGATGGCACGATGAATGCCCGAATTGAAAGCTGCTTGAAAGAATATTCAGAATCATTGCGGGCCTATCACGGCGACGGACGAGAGCGCGCTCGCGGATTGCGCTCCAGCGATGTTGCATGCACGGTAAGAGGTCCGGGCGAACGATGA
- a CDS encoding CBS domain-containing protein: MQVRELMTANPEACCPFDTCDLVGEIMRRRRCGFVPVVDSQTTKQVVGVVTDRDIALFLTKTPTLANQVRVEACMSRDPKVIAPDADLREAAQAMEQCAVHRLPVVDGGRLVGVLSLNDIALAARKEWSRTGVHLAEQQMKDVLEAIAAAQAAQKG; this comes from the coding sequence ATGCAAGTTCGCGAGCTGATGACTGCCAACCCTGAAGCCTGTTGCCCGTTCGATACGTGCGATCTCGTCGGGGAGATTATGCGGCGGAGGCGTTGCGGTTTTGTCCCAGTCGTTGACAGCCAGACGACCAAGCAGGTGGTGGGTGTGGTGACGGATCGGGACATCGCCCTCTTTCTGACCAAGACGCCCACGCTGGCCAACCAGGTGCGCGTGGAAGCTTGCATGAGCCGCGATCCGAAGGTGATCGCGCCGGATGCGGATCTGCGAGAGGCAGCCCAAGCGATGGAGCAATGTGCGGTGCACCGGCTTCCTGTGGTCGACGGCGGCCGTCTCGTCGGTGTGCTGTCGCTGAACGATATCGCGCTCGCCGCTCGAAAAGAGTGGTCGCGGACGGGGGTGCACCTCGCGGAACAGCAAATGAAAGACGTGCTCGAAGCCATCGCTGCCGCCCAGGCTGCACAGAAGGGCTGA
- a CDS encoding DUF2934 domain-containing protein, producing the protein MANSRGWLKRQQTKGDGTMSVDDGEVARVAYELYEQRGREEGHALDDWLKAEGLVKQRRRHTNPIIV; encoded by the coding sequence ATGGCCAATAGCCGTGGGTGGCTGAAGCGGCAGCAGACCAAGGGTGATGGGACGATGAGCGTTGATGATGGTGAAGTGGCTCGCGTGGCCTATGAACTGTACGAGCAGCGAGGGAGGGAGGAAGGCCACGCGCTCGATGACTGGCTCAAAGCAGAAGGTCTTGTCAAGCAACGGAGACGCCACACGAATCCCATCATCGTATAA
- a CDS encoding CBS domain-containing protein has protein sequence MHIRELMTAEPEACLATESCAVVIGIMRRRNCGFVPVVDSHATKKIVGVVTDRDIALALGEANKLSSEVRVAECMMKRVKTIAPDATLEEAAKLMEQFAIHRLPVVEHGRLIGVLSLKDIAVAADKQWAYSESRTAEQKLGEIVEAIASAR, from the coding sequence ATGCACATTCGTGAGCTGATGACCGCAGAGCCAGAGGCCTGCTTGGCGACCGAAAGCTGTGCGGTCGTCATCGGGATTATGCGGCGTCGCAACTGCGGTTTTGTGCCTGTCGTCGATAGTCACGCCACCAAGAAGATCGTCGGCGTGGTGACCGATCGGGACATCGCGCTTGCGTTGGGAGAAGCCAATAAGCTCTCCAGCGAGGTCCGCGTGGCGGAGTGCATGATGAAGCGCGTGAAGACGATCGCGCCTGACGCCACCCTTGAAGAGGCCGCAAAACTGATGGAGCAATTCGCGATTCACCGGCTGCCGGTGGTTGAACATGGCCGGCTGATCGGGGTGTTGTCGCTCAAAGACATCGCAGTGGCGGCCGACAAGCAGTGGGCGTATTCCGAATCGAGGACGGCCGAGCAAAAGCTCGGAGAGATCGTTGAAGCGATCGCCTCGGCGCGTTGA
- a CDS encoding CBS domain-containing protein encodes MIGRHKAKRLIAKDVMHKPVMTVTPTMIIEEVLRLFVERQITGAPVVDDNDNVIGVISQTDLIRYQRRAPSASAQSPSYYHESDGEVLVSHMELETPEGVIVRDVMTPAAFMIEDATPIDDVARCMLQQRIHRILVTRRGKLVGIITSMDLLHALLSVTKSSEVH; translated from the coding sequence ATGATTGGGCGACACAAGGCCAAACGCCTCATCGCCAAAGATGTGATGCATAAACCCGTGATGACCGTCACTCCCACGATGATCATCGAGGAAGTGTTGCGACTCTTCGTGGAGCGTCAGATCACGGGAGCGCCCGTCGTGGATGATAACGACAATGTGATCGGCGTGATCTCGCAGACCGATCTCATCCGCTACCAGCGACGCGCACCGTCGGCGAGCGCCCAGTCCCCCAGCTATTACCACGAATCCGACGGGGAGGTGCTGGTGAGCCACATGGAACTAGAAACGCCGGAGGGGGTCATCGTGCGGGATGTCATGACGCCCGCGGCGTTCATGATAGAAGATGCCACCCCGATTGATGACGTGGCGCGCTGCATGCTTCAGCAGCGCATCCATCGCATTCTCGTGACCCGCCGCGGCAAGCTCGTTGGCATCATCACCTCGATGGATCTGCTACACGCCTTGCTTTCCGTTACCAAATCCTCAGAAGTCCACTAA
- the amrS gene encoding AmmeMemoRadiSam system radical SAM enzyme, with protein MTVDVRPENIPKPFRGRREDEERVFASVVPTRYWHRHENGLIQCDLCPRFCRLREGQRGMCVVRACRKGQIVLTSYGCSSGFCIDPIEKKPLNHFLPGTTVLSFGTIGCNLACKFCQNWRISKSRELDTLTNHFSPETIAQSAVHLGCRSVAFTYNDPVIFHEYAIDVARACHAQGLRTVAVTAGYVCPAPREEFYRHVDAANVDLKSFSDRFYQTICGGHLQPVLDTLKYVKHHTNVWLEIATLLIPGLNDSRQEIDELSYWIVRELGPEVPLHFTAFHPDWMMRDYPPTPPQTLVAARRIAMDNGLWFVYTGNIPGVIGQNTSCHRCGHLLITRDGYAIQERHLTDNGACERCGTLCPGVFSDGREGALP; from the coding sequence ATGACCGTCGATGTGCGACCCGAAAATATTCCGAAGCCGTTCAGGGGACGGCGAGAGGATGAGGAGCGTGTGTTTGCCAGCGTGGTGCCGACGAGATACTGGCACCGCCACGAGAATGGATTAATTCAATGCGATTTGTGCCCCCGCTTTTGCCGTTTGCGCGAAGGCCAGCGCGGCATGTGCGTTGTGCGAGCCTGCCGCAAGGGCCAAATCGTGCTCACCTCCTACGGATGCTCCAGCGGCTTCTGCATCGATCCGATTGAGAAGAAGCCGCTCAACCATTTTCTCCCCGGCACTACCGTTTTGTCGTTTGGCACCATTGGGTGCAACCTCGCCTGCAAGTTCTGCCAGAACTGGAGGATCAGCAAATCACGCGAACTCGACACGCTGACGAATCATTTTTCTCCAGAGACTATCGCGCAATCCGCCGTCCACCTCGGCTGCCGCAGCGTGGCGTTTACCTACAATGATCCGGTGATCTTCCATGAATACGCGATTGACGTGGCCCGTGCGTGTCATGCGCAAGGTCTCAGGACGGTTGCGGTCACCGCCGGCTACGTCTGTCCAGCGCCCCGCGAGGAATTTTATCGCCACGTGGACGCCGCCAATGTCGATCTGAAGTCATTCTCCGATCGGTTTTATCAGACGATCTGCGGAGGCCATCTGCAGCCCGTCCTCGATACCCTGAAGTATGTGAAGCATCACACGAACGTGTGGCTGGAGATTGCCACGCTGCTCATTCCAGGGCTGAATGATTCCAGGCAGGAGATCGACGAGCTCAGCTACTGGATCGTCCGCGAATTAGGGCCTGAGGTGCCGCTGCACTTCACGGCGTTTCATCCAGATTGGATGATGCGCGACTATCCGCCGACACCGCCGCAGACCTTGGTCGCCGCGCGTCGGATCGCTATGGACAATGGACTCTGGTTTGTGTACACCGGCAACATCCCTGGCGTCATCGGGCAGAACACGTCCTGCCACCGCTGCGGCCACCTCCTCATCACACGAGATGGCTATGCCATTCAGGAGCGGCACCTGACAGACAACGGTGCCTGTGAGCGGTGCGGAACGCTCTGCCCCGGCGTCTTCAGCGATGGACGTGAAGGAGCTCTCCCATGA